Genomic DNA from Cucumis melo cultivar AY chromosome 10, USDA_Cmelo_AY_1.0, whole genome shotgun sequence:
CTTTATTTGTTATCTAAATACTAAGTATATATTAAGAATAAATaaaggaaacaaaaaagaaaagggttgGAAATTTGGGTTAGTGTGAGCAAAAGGGTTTGTTATATATTGTTGGCGTAGGTATAGGGGTTTGGGATTATGGTGCTACCATATATCATATCCAATTTACCATTTAATTTATTTCacaacatatatacatatatattcaACTACCCAATTCATATTACTAATCTCTTAAATCAATATATATCTACCAAaagataaataattatatatatatatatatatatatatatatatgtttgacTAAATTATATATCACTACCCCATCGCCCTCGAGTAGAGttgatttaattattaaaatatttagtctcacttaataataatttttctttctaaaattgATATCTGGAAAGTATTATCTGAgatttcttattttaaaatttttagctTAATCTTTGCAAATTAACTTTCTTTGTATGTCTGTCaactcttatatatatatatatatatatatatatatatatataatagaatCATTAATTATCATGAAATTCTTTAGAATTGTTAGTTAATTAACACATAAAATCAAATCTTAATTAAGTGTCTTTCAGTAATTATCCTACTCAGCGTTATAAATCGAGTCAGTCAAGTGTGACATTAATGAATTAATATTTAggttaattttttagaaaaaaaataatacttaaaattgaaattaaaaatagattaacaattttttttagaaaatacaCCAAGATTTGTACTGATTAGTAACTTTGTGTAATCCATGTGTTGAgcttttcatttaataaatatataaaattgaaaagaaaaagttctAAAAATTCTTAGAAGATACATATGAGgaacaaaaaaggaaaattgttAGTAGGTATTGAATGATtctcaaaaataaaatccttATTAAATAAAATGCTAAAGTACATACGTGCAATGTAATCGAAGAAGGAATTACGGGggaaattttattattattattattattattattattattattattattattattattggatgAATTATTTCTTGAAATTAATACggatttaaaactatttttatgCTATAATGATAGAATATCAAATTTTACCAAACACACAGCATAAtgaattaaaattgaatttgaagagATCGTATAATGATCGGAtaccaaattaatttaattgcaCGCATTAATCACCTCTGAATTTGAACTGCTTATTCAGACTTGATCAAATAGAGATGTACATGATCAAATTGATCGTCGTCTAAACCAGATTTTTCCATACATACATTGAATTATCGAAAATTAAACTAAACGGCAGAGAGATTGAATTGAACTATATGAAAATCATATATACTGTATATCATATATATTGTAAACGAACAAAGAGATGAAGATTACAGTatcaaaaaagagaaaaggaaaacaaaaactCATATTCATCCTGTTTCGAGATCTGTTTGAATATGTACTCTAGAATGGATCAAAAGAAACAATCAACCATGGAAACACTCTTTCCAAGCTGCAGAAACCTACTATCATTCTCAGACGGAGTCAAATTCAGATCCAAACACAGAATTCTCCCACCGCCGTTGCTCTTCTTCACCACAGGCGGTTTCGGCGGAGGAGGAGATAATGATCTTCTAGGATGATTAGTAAGTAATCGAGCATCGTTCAACAGCGTTGTTGCTCTATGTCTTCTCATATGTCCTCCAAGCGCTTGACCAATCGCAAACTCTAATCCACAAATACTACACTCGTGCGTCTTCGGCTTAGTCGGAGAACCTTGCGATGAAGATCCATCGGAGTTTCCGCCATCTCCTCCAACAATCCGCGGCTTCTTGTGACTAGCACGATGTCCTCCAAGCGCCTGAAACGACGAAAACTGCCGATTGCAAGTCTTGCACTCAAAAACACGATTCGGAGAAGATGAATTAGTAGACGAGGATTCGAAATGATCTGCCGCAGTGTTACGAGAAAGTAACATCAAGCAGTTCGCCATGGTTGTTATGCTCTCgagatctctctctctcttcatgatGAATGATGGTAAGGAATATTGGAAAAcgtaatctctctctctctctttctctctctctgtttGTGTGAAGAAAATTAGAAACGGAAATGGCGTTTTTGGTTTCGATTGAGTGAAGGAGGAATAGACTTTCGAACTGGAATGGTTGTGGTTATATTTATATAGGTGAGGAGAGAGAATAAGGAGTCAGTTGACAATGTAAATTGACAGTTATACCCTCGCTTTCTTGTACCCAAAGAAAGAGGGAGAGCTCCAGAGGTTGGggtattaaaaaaatttgaaaatcaaaaaacgAGTGAgggtaattttgtcattttacgAAAAGAGATCAAATAAACGCGTCAGCATGAGAACATAACCGCGTGGCTGAGTTCACACGCTCTTTTTGTACTGAGTGAGTAGCCGAGttcaagttttttcttttttccttttttccatttttagtgAATCAAATCTTCTGGAAGATTCCAACGtccttccttttcctttttctaatgagattaaaaaaggaaaataaaattctatttctattttttttttttttttttttttttttttttacttttgaaagGTTTTTGTATTATTGAATCAAACTTAGAGTTTGGTTCATGTTCTAATTCTTACCTTTAATTTGTAGCATGATTTGAGTGGTTATAAAGTATTATAATAAAATGTTGTAAGGTTTGAA
This window encodes:
- the LOC103500198 gene encoding zinc finger protein ZAT12-like encodes the protein MKRERDLESITTMANCLMLLSRNTAADHFESSSTNSSSPNRVFECKTCNRQFSSFQALGGHRASHKKPRIVGGDGGNSDGSSSQGSPTKPKTHECSICGLEFAIGQALGGHMRRHRATTLLNDARLLTNHPRRSLSPPPPKPPVVKKSNGGGRILCLDLNLTPSENDSRFLQLGKSVSMVDCFF